The Sesamum indicum cultivar Zhongzhi No. 13 linkage group LG6, S_indicum_v1.0, whole genome shotgun sequence genome has a segment encoding these proteins:
- the LOC105164445 gene encoding uncharacterized protein LOC105164445 codes for MAALKKWNPGAVVEWLHLETDIPGRYMLNYVFWAFRPCIEGYHYCRDVISVDGTHLYTKYKHKMLVAVTLDANQQVLPLVFALVDEESLESWRWFLRMLSKYLLPSEDDRVCLISDRHAGLINAINYVPAFKFPRGVYRFCLRYVCSNFNTKFKKIQLKDMCWRAGAEGNPRKFDRIMEEIKSLNEEAYDWLGRIDKAQWTLVHDGGWRTGILTTNMSECINEVLKGVRRLPIMAIVQITLSRSVQYFLQRSTRCNRMINANQQWADFAFKLFEARQAETVRHIVQKFDYNQQSASVVTLSLTGQGSRTYVVKLKHRMCSCGKWGAIGIPCSHAIQACRHFGVNASNFIPHYYSVQSYKNTYQGRFEPVYGEEYWDPVDFELVHNPALRARRGPVRQVSTRIPNEMDRPQVRARQQYQARQARG; via the coding sequence ATGGCGGCATTGAAAAAATGGAATCCTGGGGCAGTTGTGGAGTGGTTGCATTTGGAAACAGACATCCCGGGCAGGTACATGTTGAATTATGTTTTCTGGGCTTTCAGACCATGTATTGAGGGTTATCATTATTGTCGTGACGTTATAAGCGTGGATGGAACACATTTGTACACGAAGTACAAACATAAAATGTTGGTAGCAGTAACTTTAGATGCAAATCAGCAGGTGCTGCCGTTAGTGTTTGCACTCGTAGACGAAGAATCGCTTGAGTCATGGCGTTGGTTCCTTCGAATGCTTTCCAAATATTTGTTGCCGTCAGAGGATGATCGAGTTTGTTTGATTTCAGATAGGCATGCTGGTTTGATCAATGCTATAAATTATGTACCCGCATTCAAATTTCCCCGCGGAGTATATCGATTTTGTTTACGGTATGTCTGCTCAAATTTTaacacaaaattcaagaaaatccaGTTGAAGGATATGTGCTGGAGAGCAGGGGCAGAAGGCAATCCTCGAAAATTTGATAGAATCATGGAAGAGATCAAATCATTGAACGAGGAAGCATACGACTGGCTTGGGAGAATTGACAAGGCTCAATGGACGTTGGTGCATGATGGTGGTTGGAGAACGGGTATCCTCACTACAAACATGTCTGAGTGCATAAATGAAGTATTAAAAGGTGTGAGACGCTTACCAATTATGGCTATTGTGCAAATAACGTTATCCCGCTCTGTACAGTATTTCTTGCAGCGCTCTACACGGTGTAATCGTATGATCAATGCAAATCAACAATGGGCTGATTTTGCGTTCAAGTTGTTTGAAGCCCGACAGGCAGAGACAGTACGTCACATCGTTCAGAAATTTGACTATAACCAACAATCTGCCTCAGTGGTGACATTGAGCTTGACCGGGCAGGGTTCCCGTACTTATGTCGTCAAATTGAAGCATCGTATGTGTTCTTGTGGCAAGTGGGGTGCAATTGGAATTCCATGTTCACATGCCATTCAGGCATGTCGGCATTTTGGGGTTAATGCGTCAAATTTTATTCCTCACTATTACAGTGTACAATCATACAAGAACACATATCAAGGGAGGTTTGAGCCTGTATACGGTGAAGAATATTGGGATCCGGTGGATTTTGAACTTGTACATAATCCCGCATTGCGAGCTCGTCGAGGCCCGGTTAGACAAGTATCTACTAGAATACCGAACGAAATGGATAGACCACAAGTACGTGCTCGCCAACAATATCAGGCTCGTCAAGCTCGTGGATGA